One genomic segment of Kiritimatiella glycovorans includes these proteins:
- a CDS encoding EF-hand domain-containing protein, with product MRPTFILLCSVCIFVNCAVAQGGSRLRKGFERLDANKDGQLSATELKTVPRLESRLEGADQDNDGLLSFREFAGAIARSMRRPAQPEEAGGAFGAGDRIRTIDVEGQERRYQVHVPPNYTADRKTPVVVAFHGGGGNPQSMIRLSGLNEKADDAGFVVVYPFGSGADQDKNLTFNAGNVGGYAKRKKIDDVGFTKALLGDLEAVVNVDKERVFATGISNGGMMAYRVASELADRFAAIAPVGGPMGTAECNPASPVSVIHFHGTADELAPFNGGRGKGTSNVPASMRPEFFSVEHSINCWVEANGCAKEPTVTPMPDTTDDGMRVIRKVWGEGKNGSEVVLYEIDGGGHTWPGMEPPVAMLGASTTDISANDLMWDFFQKHAKRAHKVKSADAVHTGLTEEGLSGSVNPRGNVLMYHGPGGAIFEFVEWRQNQQTGSELTRPERLFQRLDADNDGKVTQAEPAAEPEAEAVEAEAAEPEQDPTEDRQIWTALTASPSVEPAANRSPVPAAQKKEAAPESLDLPALLAAEALQTSVVVSDLEKARRFYAEGLGLRSFAQPRRMPDSSMMHIYRAGASAIKLRVYATPPPNRGRAVAAVNGIRFIGVPVAGLTPVLDQLKRLGFTVERESERDGARVAVVADPDGNRLELIEAGEGATRRGIELGLVVDDLAAAKSFAGDVLGLTPLPGIESIVLPGQREVCYGLGQSVIRFLAPPGERQTFEGRPADAIGFRYITHTVRNVTAVFEAMKAHGIKLAGTGKPVRYRQNAVLMAYGPGGGIFEFVGPERKNTGSGMPPALPDNRIESLFRNADRNGDGKLSGNELTQFPSLARILRFADRDQDGALSIEELRTVSARWPGREASPGGTSEAKPAPAGSDKPKDDADKAANKALNLRYHAMDFDGDGVVTQREFPNQTIFKVFDQDRSGEITRTEFVAKLGKSAERGPITPESALVPIGEQVDWFTFKKDYFPGTRDPNGQLLGGTELMWLTAHEGKLFAGTSMLKSDVTVKPYPGYPGPQILRKDRGDGPWIAEESFGRDHLRINCLEVLRFTEDPDGKPLPKPVSLLAAGLYDIRRGEKWLTVAVRNDETGTWTLSRIAPLPEDQPGYAGIRDLIVHDGEVFAAADFGGIYRGVYDPQAPGRLRWTPENEMAGGPYGRPQRMEICDGVLYAAFGYSNQRQRGKQGGLFRRISGAKPRWERVYSWFENEGPFEFLMRGLTTVTGSDGKPALLGALERPPLPVIRRIEPTNEFAATDEINYENYFANVFDAWPNVGVFMTGAALNRFTPFTRPDDGRAVYLVTTFVIHPRSPQAGSNGAYFLVRNGPGSYDWGAINDPANQPDGVRLQGVRTIEPSPFPDEKGKVWYFGGFAADFAYVRDTAWIYKGTLQKGEEYKP from the coding sequence ATGAGACCGACATTCATCCTTTTGTGCTCGGTGTGTATCTTCGTCAATTGCGCGGTTGCCCAGGGCGGCTCCCGCCTGCGGAAAGGGTTTGAGCGGCTGGACGCCAACAAAGACGGTCAGCTGTCGGCGACTGAACTCAAAACCGTCCCACGGTTAGAATCGCGTCTGGAGGGGGCTGACCAAGACAACGACGGTTTGCTCAGCTTCCGGGAATTCGCCGGTGCGATCGCGCGATCCATGCGTCGTCCTGCGCAGCCCGAGGAAGCCGGGGGCGCCTTCGGAGCGGGCGATCGCATCCGGACCATTGACGTAGAAGGACAAGAACGCCGCTACCAAGTCCACGTTCCTCCTAATTACACGGCGGATCGAAAAACGCCAGTTGTAGTTGCATTTCACGGCGGCGGCGGCAATCCGCAGAGTATGATCCGACTTAGTGGTCTTAATGAGAAGGCGGATGACGCCGGATTCGTTGTCGTCTACCCGTTCGGCAGTGGGGCCGACCAAGACAAGAATCTGACGTTCAACGCCGGCAACGTCGGTGGGTATGCCAAGCGGAAGAAGATCGACGACGTGGGGTTCACAAAGGCTTTGCTCGGCGACCTGGAAGCAGTCGTGAATGTGGACAAGGAACGGGTCTTCGCAACTGGCATCTCCAACGGTGGGATGATGGCGTACCGGGTAGCGTCCGAACTGGCCGACCGGTTCGCCGCGATCGCTCCGGTCGGCGGGCCGATGGGCACCGCGGAGTGCAACCCGGCCTCGCCGGTATCGGTCATTCATTTCCACGGCACCGCCGACGAACTGGCTCCGTTTAACGGCGGGCGGGGAAAAGGCACTTCAAATGTTCCGGCATCCATGCGACCGGAGTTTTTTTCGGTGGAGCATTCGATCAACTGCTGGGTTGAAGCCAACGGCTGCGCAAAAGAACCAACCGTTACCCCAATGCCCGACACGACAGATGACGGCATGCGGGTGATCCGCAAGGTTTGGGGCGAAGGGAAGAACGGTTCAGAGGTGGTGTTGTATGAAATTGACGGCGGCGGCCACACCTGGCCCGGTATGGAACCGCCCGTTGCCATGCTTGGCGCATCCACCACAGATATCTCCGCCAATGACCTCATGTGGGATTTTTTCCAGAAGCATGCGAAGCGTGCGCACAAGGTCAAGAGCGCCGACGCTGTCCACACGGGGCTCACCGAGGAGGGATTGTCCGGCTCGGTCAACCCACGCGGCAATGTGCTGATGTATCACGGTCCGGGAGGTGCCATCTTTGAATTTGTGGAGTGGCGGCAAAACCAGCAGACGGGGTCTGAGCTGACCCGTCCAGAGCGCCTGTTCCAGCGACTCGATGCTGACAACGACGGCAAGGTCACCCAGGCCGAACCGGCCGCCGAGCCCGAGGCCGAAGCCGTCGAGGCCGAAGCTGCCGAACCGGAGCAGGACCCGACCGAAGACCGGCAAATTTGGACTGCCTTAACAGCGTCTCCTAGCGTGGAGCCGGCCGCAAACCGGTCGCCGGTGCCGGCGGCGCAGAAAAAGGAAGCCGCTCCCGAAAGCCTCGACCTACCCGCTTTGCTGGCGGCCGAAGCCCTGCAAACCAGCGTAGTGGTCAGTGATCTCGAAAAGGCCCGGCGTTTCTATGCCGAAGGCCTCGGACTGCGTTCGTTCGCCCAACCGCGGCGGATGCCGGACTCGTCCATGATGCACATCTACCGCGCCGGCGCATCCGCCATCAAGCTGCGGGTCTACGCCACGCCTCCGCCAAATCGCGGCCGAGCGGTGGCCGCGGTCAACGGCATCCGTTTTATCGGTGTGCCCGTTGCCGGCCTGACTCCGGTGCTGGACCAGCTGAAAAGACTCGGTTTTACCGTTGAACGGGAAAGCGAACGCGATGGCGCGCGCGTTGCGGTGGTCGCCGATCCGGACGGCAATCGCCTCGAGCTGATCGAGGCCGGCGAAGGCGCCACCAGACGCGGCATCGAACTCGGGCTCGTTGTCGATGATCTCGCGGCCGCCAAATCGTTCGCCGGCGATGTACTGGGCCTGACACCGCTGCCCGGGATCGAGTCGATCGTGCTGCCCGGGCAGAGGGAAGTGTGCTATGGGCTGGGGCAATCGGTCATCCGTTTCCTGGCGCCGCCGGGAGAACGCCAGACATTCGAGGGGCGCCCCGCCGACGCCATCGGCTTCCGCTACATCACGCATACCGTCCGGAATGTGACCGCGGTCTTCGAGGCCATGAAGGCCCACGGAATCAAACTCGCGGGAACCGGAAAGCCGGTCCGCTACCGGCAAAACGCTGTCCTCATGGCTTACGGACCCGGCGGTGGCATCTTCGAATTCGTGGGGCCGGAGAGGAAAAACACCGGGAGTGGGATGCCACCCGCCCTGCCGGACAACCGCATCGAAAGCCTCTTCCGCAATGCCGACCGGAACGGCGACGGGAAGCTCTCCGGCAACGAACTCACGCAGTTTCCCAGCCTCGCCAGGATACTCAGATTCGCGGACCGCGACCAGGATGGAGCTTTGTCGATCGAGGAGCTTCGCACGGTATCGGCACGCTGGCCCGGCAGGGAGGCTTCACCTGGCGGAACGTCCGAAGCCAAGCCTGCCCCCGCCGGTTCAGACAAACCCAAAGACGACGCGGACAAAGCCGCCAACAAGGCGCTGAACCTGAGGTATCACGCCATGGACTTCGACGGAGACGGCGTGGTAACCCAACGGGAATTCCCCAACCAAACCATCTTCAAGGTCTTCGACCAGGATCGCAGTGGGGAGATCACCCGGACGGAATTCGTCGCCAAGCTGGGGAAGAGCGCGGAGCGCGGGCCGATCACGCCGGAATCGGCGCTCGTTCCCATCGGCGAGCAGGTCGATTGGTTCACTTTCAAGAAGGACTACTTCCCCGGCACGCGCGACCCGAACGGGCAGCTTCTCGGCGGCACTGAACTGATGTGGCTCACCGCCCACGAGGGCAAGCTCTTCGCCGGCACCAGCATGTTGAAGAGCGATGTTACCGTGAAACCCTACCCCGGCTATCCCGGACCGCAGATTTTGCGCAAGGACCGCGGCGACGGGCCGTGGATCGCCGAGGAGTCCTTCGGCCGGGACCACCTGCGCATCAACTGCCTGGAAGTGCTGCGGTTCACCGAAGATCCTGACGGCAAACCGTTGCCGAAGCCGGTCTCGCTCCTGGCGGCCGGACTTTACGACATCCGCAGGGGAGAGAAGTGGCTCACCGTCGCGGTTCGCAATGACGAAACCGGCACGTGGACCCTTTCACGGATCGCGCCCCTTCCAGAGGATCAGCCCGGTTATGCAGGCATCCGGGACCTGATTGTGCACGACGGCGAGGTTTTCGCCGCCGCGGACTTCGGCGGCATCTATCGGGGCGTCTACGATCCGCAAGCACCAGGGCGGCTGCGCTGGACCCCGGAAAACGAGATGGCAGGTGGCCCGTATGGCCGTCCGCAGCGCATGGAAATTTGCGATGGCGTTCTCTACGCGGCTTTCGGTTACTCGAATCAACGGCAGCGGGGCAAGCAAGGCGGGCTGTTTCGGCGCATCTCCGGAGCGAAACCGCGCTGGGAACGGGTCTATTCCTGGTTTGAAAATGAGGGTCCGTTCGAATTCCTGATGCGCGGCCTGACCACGGTGACCGGAAGCGATGGCAAACCGGCGCTGCTTGGTGCCCTGGAGCGCCCGCCGCTACCGGTCATCCGGCGCATCGAACCCACGAACGAGTTCGCCGCCACGGACGAAATCAACTACGAGAACTACTTCGCGAACGTGTTCGATGCCTGGCCGAACGTCGGTGTCTTCATGACTGGCGCCGCGTTGAACCGGTTCACGCCGTTCACCCGCCCGGATGACGGCCGGGCGGTTTATCTGGTCACCACTTTCGTCATCCACCCGCGCAGTCCGCAGGCGGGCTCTAACGGCGCCTACTTCCTGGTGCGCAACGGTCCCGGTTCCTATGATTGGGGCGCGATCAACGATCCCGCGAACCAGCCCGATGGCGTCCGGCTTCAGGGGGTGCGCACCATTGAACCGTCGCCCTTTCCGGACGAAAAGGGTAAGGTCTGGTATTTCGGTGGTTTCGCCGCCGATTTCGCTTACGTGCGCGACACGGCCTGGATCTACAAGGGCACGCTGCAAAAAGGCGAGGAGTACAAGCCATGA
- a CDS encoding type II toxin-antitoxin system HicB family antitoxin, with the protein MKTSDRYLKIVEWSEEDQCYVGTCPGLMLGGIHGDEEAKVYRELCQVVEEWIDIYEQDGEPLPEATAGREYSGKFVVRVGQDLHKALAIGAMRHGESLNEHCVHLLREERARYGENKRAQRISGRARPSRKR; encoded by the coding sequence ATGAAGACGAGTGATCGATACCTCAAGATTGTTGAGTGGTCGGAAGAAGACCAGTGCTACGTTGGGACGTGTCCGGGCCTCATGCTCGGTGGCATTCACGGAGATGAAGAGGCCAAGGTGTATCGCGAGCTCTGTCAGGTGGTCGAAGAGTGGATCGACATCTATGAGCAGGATGGTGAACCCCTGCCCGAGGCGACAGCAGGAAGAGAATACTCAGGGAAATTTGTTGTTCGCGTCGGCCAGGATCTGCACAAAGCCTTGGCCATCGGTGCCATGCGCCACGGAGAAAGCCTTAACGAGCACTGTGTGCATTTGCTGCGGGAGGAGAGAGCCCGGTATGGAGAGAACAAGCGGGCGCAACGTATTTCTGGAAGGGCGCGCCCTTCCAGAAAACGCTGA
- a CDS encoding type II toxin-antitoxin system HicA family toxin yields the protein MPRKIRELIRDLKKAGFVDRGGKGSHRNFTHAKGAKITLSGGLSHDAKRYQERDVERAVREVTE from the coding sequence GTGCCAAGGAAGATACGTGAGCTGATTCGGGACCTGAAGAAGGCTGGTTTCGTGGATCGCGGCGGCAAGGGTAGCCACCGCAACTTCACCCACGCCAAAGGGGCGAAGATAACGCTCAGCGGTGGCCTTTCGCATGATGCGAAGCGGTATCAGGAGCGAGATGTTGAGAGAGCAGTTCGCGAGGTGACAGAATGA
- a CDS encoding IS3 family transposase (programmed frameshift) codes for MKKPRRNHSAQFKARIAMEALRGIKTVAEIAAENNVHPTMVTRWKTELTEGAADLFERKNAPDLEKRGLEKNCERLERKVGQLVIEKEWMEKKCRVGDRSVRKALVDPSDAQRSLRRQCALLGVNRNRLTPPEPRATITDLRVMRMLDELHLRFPTFGTRGLRRLLKREQGLNVGRKRLRRLMRLAHISALRPRPRTSAPGKGHRIYPYLLRGVAVTRPNQVWCADITYIPMPRGYCYLVAVMDWYSRKVLGWELSTTMDTAFCLRAFRSAVATAGRAPEIMNTDQGSQFTSTDWIREMKQHEGLKISMDGTGRWVDNVFIERLWWSLKYEDVYLKSYETPRETGRGVGAWLERYNTERPHSSIGDRTPDEAYFGIEAESKWRAA; via the exons ATGAAGAAGCCGAGACGAAATCACAGCGCGCAGTTCAAGGCGCGTATCGCGATGGAAGCGTTGCGCGGCATCAAGACCGTGGCGGAGATCGCGGCGGAAAACAACGTGCATCCGACCATGGTGACTCGATGGAAGACGGAGCTCACAGAGGGCGCAGCCGATCTCTTTGAGCGCAAGAACGCGCCGGACCTAGAAAAGCGCGGGCTGGAAAAGAACTGCGAGCGGCTGGAGCGAAAAGTAGGTCAGCTGGTGATTGAGAAGGAGTGGATGGAAAAAAAATGC CGAGTTGGGGATCGATCCGTGAGGAAGGCTCTGGTGGATCCTTCTGATGCTCAACGCTCGCTGCGGCGCCAATGTGCTCTGCTGGGCGTCAACCGGAACCGGTTGACGCCGCCGGAGCCCAGGGCGACGATCACGGACTTACGGGTTATGAGGATGCTCGACGAACTTCATCTGCGTTTCCCGACGTTCGGCACGCGGGGGTTAAGGCGCTTGCTCAAGCGCGAACAGGGGTTGAACGTGGGGCGAAAGCGGCTTCGCCGGCTGATGAGGCTCGCGCATATCTCGGCTCTCCGCCCGCGGCCGCGGACCAGCGCACCGGGCAAGGGGCATCGCATCTATCCGTATTTGCTGCGTGGAGTGGCGGTTACGCGGCCGAATCAGGTCTGGTGCGCCGATATCACCTATATCCCGATGCCGAGAGGGTATTGCTACCTGGTGGCCGTGATGGACTGGTACAGCCGGAAAGTGCTCGGGTGGGAACTGAGCACCACGATGGATACCGCGTTCTGCCTGCGGGCCTTTCGATCGGCGGTGGCCACGGCCGGGCGGGCGCCGGAGATCATGAATACCGATCAAGGCTCGCAGTTCACGTCGACGGATTGGATCAGGGAGATGAAACAGCACGAGGGCTTAAAAATCAGCATGGATGGGACGGGCCGCTGGGTGGACAATGTGTTCATCGAGCGGCTGTGGTGGAGCCTGAAGTATGAGGATGTTTATCTGAAAAGCTATGAAACGCCCCGGGAAACCGGGCGCGGCGTGGGGGCGTGGCTGGAGCGCTACAATACCGAACGTCCGCATTCATCGATCGGGGATCGAACGCCCGATGAGGCGTACTTCGGAATCGAGGCGGAGTCGAAATGGAGAGCGGCATGA